One genomic region from uncultured Tateyamaria sp. encodes:
- the rpmD gene encoding 50S ribosomal protein L30 — translation MAKTIVVKQIGSPIRRPAKQRATLIGLGLNKMHKTRELEDTPSVRGMINSIPHMVEIIEEKG, via the coding sequence ATGGCAAAGACAATCGTCGTCAAACAGATCGGCTCCCCCATCCGTCGTCCCGCGAAACAGCGCGCGACACTGATCGGTCTGGGCCTGAACAAGATGCACAAAACCCGCGAACTGGAAGACACCCCTTCCGTGCGCGGCATGATCAACTCGATCCCTCACATGGTCGAGATCATCGAAGAGAAGGGCTGA